Proteins from a genomic interval of Spiroplasma diminutum CUAS-1:
- a CDS encoding rhodanese-like domain-containing protein, with protein MQWLDYVFKFLEKIFKTNSFKKKYKTKSSKKLSNILKNKNWQVIDIRNSLSYKENHLEGTINIPITTFNFKYFKVLDKKSKILIIDEDSRSHLSIYKSLRSKGFRAFVLYNGYKKIRNNPEFDNLTKVIIF; from the coding sequence ATGCAATGATTAGATTATGTATTTAAATTTTTGGAAAAAATATTTAAAACAAATTCATTTAAAAAGAAATATAAGACAAAGAGTAGCAAAAAACTAAGTAATATCCTAAAAAACAAAAATTGACAAGTTATTGATATAAGAAACTCACTCTCTTATAAAGAAAATCATCTTGAGGGAACAATAAATATTCCTATAACTACATTTAATTTTAAATATTTTAAAGTTTTAGATAAAAAATCAAAAATACTTATAATAGATGAGGATTCAAGAAGTCACTTATCAATTTACAAAAGTTTAAGATCAAAAGGCTTTAGGGCATTTGTATTATATAATGGTTATAAAAAAATAAGAAATAACCCTGAATTTGATAATTTGACAAAAGTTATAATATTTTAA
- the smpB gene encoding SsrA-binding protein SmpB, with amino-acid sequence MGEHILLKNKKAYFNYEILDTWEAGIVLTGPEIKSIRNKDVSIDESFILIRKGQVEILNMNIKNYEFANYVKQETTRTRLLLLHKEETKKILKRVQLENLTIVPLKLYLKGNYAKLEIGLGKGKKLIDKRETIKQRDIERKLNKIK; translated from the coding sequence ATGGGTGAACATATATTATTAAAAAATAAAAAGGCTTATTTTAATTATGAAATATTAGATACTTGAGAAGCTGGGATTGTTTTAACAGGACCGGAAATTAAATCAATAAGAAATAAGGATGTATCAATTGATGAATCATTTATTCTTATTAGAAAAGGACAAGTAGAAATATTAAACATGAATATAAAAAATTATGAATTTGCAAATTATGTCAAACAAGAAACAACAAGAACTAGACTTTTATTATTGCATAAAGAAGAAACTAAAAAAATATTAAAAAGAGTTCAATTAGAAAATTTAACAATAGTGCCTCTTAAATTATATTTAAAAGGCAATTATGCTAAATTAGAAATAGGTTTGGGAAAAGGTAAAAAACTTATTGATAAAAGAGAAACTATAAAACAAAGAGATATTGAAAGAAAATTAAATAAAATTAAGTAA
- a CDS encoding LemA family protein, with amino-acid sequence MRITPEQEFNNINNRANQKPKRNPLGVLFWYLSFLLIIPALIHLGNINKLKKLNIKVSEAESGIDVQLKNRRDTLIKLIEAVQGSMKFEKELLSNLTSMRTGVSVESMGKNAAMLDRVSKQVTMQLENYPDIKSAQLVKELMSSTKDIEDNIAAARRIYNSNVSVFNQTIDVFPSNSAAAQLGYSFKSLFEITDFERQDIKIEF; translated from the coding sequence ATGAGAATAACACCAGAACAAGAGTTTAACAATATAAACAATAGAGCTAATCAAAAACCAAAAAGAAACCCTTTAGGAGTTTTATTTTGGTATCTTAGTTTTTTATTAATAATTCCAGCATTGATACATCTTGGAAATATAAATAAATTAAAAAAATTAAATATAAAAGTTTCAGAAGCAGAGTCTGGAATTGATGTACAACTTAAAAATAGAAGAGATACTTTAATAAAATTGATTGAAGCAGTTCAAGGATCTATGAAATTTGAAAAAGAGCTTTTATCAAATTTAACTTCAATGAGAACGGGAGTTAGTGTAGAGAGCATGGGAAAAAATGCAGCAATGTTAGATAGAGTTTCAAAACAAGTAACAATGCAACTTGAAAACTATCCAGATATCAAATCTGCACAATTAGTGAAGGAACTTATGTCTTCAACAAAAGATATTGAAGATAATATTGCAGCGGCAAGAAGAATTTATAATTCAAATGTAAGTGTATTTAACCAAACAATAGATGTTTTTCCATCAAATTCAGCAGCAGCACAATTAGGATATTCATTTAAATCTTTATTTGAAATTACTGATTTTGAAAGACAAGACATTAAAATTGAATTTTAA
- a CDS encoding helix-turn-helix domain-containing protein has translation MEKDIIKTFSKNMKKIRVDAQLTQEELSFSSELHRNYISDAERGKRNISLKSVEKIAKALNVQPIEFFREIKE, from the coding sequence ATGGAAAAAGACATAATTAAAACATTTAGTAAAAATATGAAAAAAATAAGGGTAGATGCACAATTAACTCAAGAGGAATTAAGTTTTAGTTCTGAGTTACATAGAAATTACATTTCTGATGCAGAGAGAGGTAAAAGAAATATCTCACTAAAATCAGTCGAAAAGATTGCAAAAGCACTAAATGTACAGCCAATTGAATTTTTTAGGGAAATTAAAGAATAA
- a CDS encoding prolipoprotein diacylglyceryl transferase — MFYGWIQGNNWVKPDGIWTVKENYGFIHVYALTMTLGVIFAIGISAIKLYRRGIPLTELWVGAAIVVPFSLMGASFFGKLNSNGLGTNGSSFLDFLSLFAFWEGGMAIHGGVYTGTLIGIIMFYFIGKRTKVSLWIYADCIVPNVLVGQGIGRWGNFFNHEIFGKPIAVWNNGNTSALNWLPNFIRTNMVWKYQGNGETLNGLELIDNTEYIMNPIFLYESISLITAWVIITFVIPNIGKWIGKKPWKLHPNTFTIETPKYKIWRSELYANHDKKDIELYKKEILNINDKNYIKRKWKQGKLLDECNNPEKYTIIRTGVQAGLYFFIWNLVRFILELGRPDDHLFLMYQRTLSLTIIGLSMFIGLSISLLAQFVVPYLFRQPGWIYEQEYFYLEEKINFSNSEQNIQVNNLKEENKEIKLQKKVEKNRLKEEKIKASLKKKLEIRKDKDK, encoded by the coding sequence ATGTTTTACGGGTGAATTCAAGGAAATAATTGAGTAAAACCAGATGGAATATGAACAGTAAAAGAAAATTATGGATTTATTCATGTTTATGCATTGACAATGACTTTAGGAGTTATTTTTGCAATAGGTATTTCTGCTATAAAATTATATAGAAGAGGTATACCGTTGACAGAGCTTTGAGTGGGAGCTGCAATTGTTGTGCCATTTTCTTTAATGGGAGCAAGTTTTTTTGGAAAATTGAATTCAAATGGTCTTGGAACAAATGGTTCTTCATTTCTAGACTTTCTTTCTTTATTTGCTTTCTGAGAAGGTGGAATGGCAATTCATGGTGGAGTTTATACAGGTACACTAATCGGTATAATTATGTTTTATTTTATTGGTAAAAGAACAAAAGTATCATTATGAATATATGCAGATTGTATAGTTCCAAATGTTCTTGTTGGACAAGGAATTGGTAGATGAGGAAATTTCTTTAATCATGAAATCTTTGGAAAACCTATTGCTGTTTGAAATAATGGTAATACATCAGCACTAAACTGACTTCCAAATTTTATAAGAACAAATATGGTGTGAAAATATCAAGGAAATGGTGAAACACTTAATGGGCTGGAATTAATAGATAATACAGAGTACATTATGAATCCAATATTTCTTTATGAATCTATTTCTTTAATTACAGCATGAGTTATTATTACTTTTGTTATTCCAAATATCGGTAAATGAATTGGTAAAAAACCTTGAAAATTGCATCCAAATACTTTTACAATTGAAACACCAAAATACAAAATCTGAAGATCAGAATTATATGCAAATCATGATAAAAAAGACATTGAATTATACAAAAAAGAAATTTTAAATATTAACGATAAAAATTATATTAAAAGAAAATGAAAACAAGGCAAACTTTTAGATGAATGTAATAACCCAGAAAAATACACTATTATTAGAACGGGGGTGCAAGCTGGATTATATTTCTTTATATGAAACTTAGTTAGATTTATTTTAGAATTAGGCAGACCAGATGATCATTTATTTTTAATGTATCAAAGAACATTATCATTGACAATAATTGGATTATCAATGTTTATAGGATTGAGTATTTCTTTATTAGCTCAATTCGTTGTTCCATATTTATTCAGACAGCCTGGATGAATTTATGAACAAGAATATTTCTATTTAGAAGAAAAAATTAATTTCAGTAATTCTGAGCAAAATATTCAAGTAAACAATCTAAAAGAAGAAAATAAAGAAATCAAATTACAAAAAAAAGTAGAAAAAAATAGACTAAAAGAAGAAAAAATTAAAGCAAGTTTAAAAAAGAAACTTGAAATTAGAAAAGACAAAGATAAATAA
- the trxB gene encoding thioredoxin-disulfide reductase, which translates to MKNHINTDYDLIIAGAGPAGLSAAIYAGRAGLNVLVLEKEAPGGKVIKTGEIENYPGFTNIQGPDLAMHFFEQANAMGAQFEFSGLKDFERTDIFNIELENGKNLTSKALIIATGTKENLLGVPGEIELYGKGVSYCAVCDGSFYKEMPVAVVGGGYSAIEESIFLTRFVSKVYLIHRSQKFRVDNKTLQKAQSNEKIEFILDSVVESIEGSDKVSSIKIKNTIENTKKELEVNAVFPFIGHYPVTNFVKQIQILDEEKHVVGDERMRTKIEGLFVAGDVRNTPFRQIATATADGALAGQNAVNYIESLD; encoded by the coding sequence ATGAAAAATCATATTAATACAGATTACGATTTAATAATTGCTGGAGCTGGTCCGGCAGGATTGAGTGCTGCAATTTATGCAGGAAGAGCAGGATTAAATGTTCTTGTTCTAGAAAAGGAAGCACCTGGTGGAAAAGTAATAAAAACTGGCGAAATTGAAAATTACCCAGGATTTACAAATATACAGGGACCAGATTTAGCAATGCACTTTTTTGAGCAAGCAAACGCAATGGGTGCTCAATTTGAATTTTCAGGACTTAAAGATTTCGAAAGAACAGATATTTTTAATATAGAGCTTGAAAATGGGAAGAATTTGACATCTAAGGCTTTAATTATTGCAACAGGTACAAAAGAGAATTTATTAGGAGTTCCTGGCGAAATTGAATTATATGGAAAAGGTGTATCATATTGTGCAGTATGTGACGGTAGTTTTTATAAAGAAATGCCCGTAGCTGTAGTTGGCGGAGGATATAGTGCTATTGAAGAATCAATTTTTTTAACAAGATTTGTTTCAAAAGTTTACTTAATTCATAGAAGCCAAAAATTTAGAGTAGATAATAAAACATTACAAAAAGCGCAATCTAATGAGAAAATTGAGTTTATATTAGATTCAGTAGTTGAAAGTATTGAAGGTTCAGATAAAGTAAGTTCAATAAAAATAAAAAATACAATTGAAAATACAAAAAAAGAATTGGAAGTAAATGCTGTATTTCCATTTATTGGTCATTATCCAGTTACAAATTTTGTTAAACAAATACAAATTTTGGATGAAGAAAAACATGTAGTTGGTGATGAAAGAATGAGAACAAAAATAGAGGGCTTATTTGTAGCAGGAGATGTTAGAAATACACCTTTTAGACAAATTGCAACAGCAACAGCAGATGGAGCATTAGCCGGACAAAATGCAGTAAATTATATTGAAAGCCTTGATTAA
- the whiA gene encoding DNA-binding protein WhiA: MSFAMEVKEEILNHTFTHEQKIMLLSGFIKYNGELIYTNNRAALKLTNTSNQVIRNIFTILKTIYDGNVEISIIQIQKLRKNKIYQLLLTDRVLEFLSENDIFHPGLNNKVIEMNLEKYEKKIWEELTRAYISGIFIAVGSVNSPETTNYHLEFQFKEEESSIYIVKTLKKYRFNFKVTNKKNKFVCYAKKSIVVSDFLKFMDASISVMKFENTRINRDVSNNINRMINIDIYNQQKSSLTGSKQIEEIKLIQRNNLMLELSPKAQLLSEIRLENPDASFSELEYLMNEKKVLITKSGISNLFKIISKLANTIGE; the protein is encoded by the coding sequence ATGTCATTTGCAATGGAAGTGAAAGAAGAAATTTTAAATCATACATTTACACATGAGCAAAAGATAATGCTTTTATCTGGTTTTATAAAATATAATGGTGAACTAATATATACAAATAATAGAGCTGCATTAAAATTGACAAATACAAGCAATCAAGTTATAAGGAATATATTTACCATATTAAAAACTATATATGACGGAAACGTTGAAATATCAATTATTCAAATTCAAAAACTTAGAAAAAATAAAATTTATCAATTATTATTAACTGATAGAGTTTTAGAGTTTCTAAGTGAAAATGATATTTTTCATCCCGGTTTAAATAACAAAGTTATTGAAATGAACTTAGAAAAATATGAAAAAAAAATATGAGAAGAATTAACAAGAGCATATATTTCAGGAATTTTTATAGCCGTAGGAAGTGTTAATTCACCTGAAACTACAAATTATCATTTAGAGTTTCAATTTAAAGAGGAGGAGTCTTCTATCTATATAGTTAAGACTCTTAAAAAATACAGATTTAATTTTAAAGTAACAAATAAAAAAAATAAATTTGTTTGCTATGCTAAAAAATCAATTGTTGTTTCTGACTTTCTAAAATTTATGGATGCTTCAATTTCTGTAATGAAATTTGAGAATACAAGAATAAATAGAGATGTGAGTAACAACATAAATAGAATGATTAATATTGATATTTATAATCAACAAAAATCCTCTTTAACAGGATCAAAACAAATAGAAGAAATTAAATTAATACAAAGAAATAATCTCATGTTAGAGCTTTCACCAAAAGCACAGTTACTTTCTGAAATAAGATTAGAAAATCCGGATGCTTCCTTTTCGGAATTAGAGTACCTGATGAATGAAAAAAAAGTATTAATTACAAAATCAGGAATAAGCAACTTATTTAAAATAATAAGTAAGTTGGCAAATACAATTGGAGAATAA
- the rnr gene encoding ribonuclease R, translating into MKNIILSQGEKKEKIHLNDLLKKISADHESVTTVLKELQEEHLIGWTKENVIYFVGKTYKLGSIKINDKGFGFVKEFNSDDEDFFVPPNALHGAITSDEVIFTVQKENDDRFKATIEDITLRSKTSLVGEIVKSKDGRFLDFIPNEPGFKNYRIVMVNLKDYTLKEDLILKVKLLDVRDRKLFVRIQKVIGDANKAIDRIISIAYEYDIKPEFNKLTIENANEVAKPIDYNDFKIKRRLANSLVDKNLVTIDGVDSKDLDDAIYVEKIQGGYKLIVAIADVSYYVTPFSPLDNTALFRGNSVYLANKVIPMLPEKLSNGVCSLNPNEEKLCMVAEIDFDLNGKVISKKVYESIMVSKARLTYKEVNELYKNNQSTRSKEIIEMLMTAKELHQIIDNERSKRGAIEFEIAEPKIILDKDSNVIEIAKRDRGISEKLIENFMVSANECVASVIFNKELPFLYRNHDVPKEENLIEWHSILRALGINVKLSDLDKINPKTIKDALQQIEEQIKDSTERDVINVTLLKFMEKAAYELENIGHFGLASNCYTHFTSPIRRYSDLIVHRYLKQYLVDKDLRDFKLEQNEKFVLKACSIINDTEKKAVSAEREVNKVCMAEYMQSKIGQEFEGIIAAVLKFGIFVQLDNCVEGLIHISELPEFTFDDKTSIMVNKQNKIFRLGQKIKIKVKNADVKKRIIDFVLA; encoded by the coding sequence ATGAAAAATATAATACTATCTCAAGGAGAAAAAAAAGAAAAAATACACTTAAATGATTTATTGAAAAAAATATCAGCAGATCATGAAAGTGTAACAACTGTATTAAAAGAACTTCAAGAAGAACATTTAATAGGTTGAACAAAAGAAAATGTAATATACTTTGTTGGTAAAACATATAAATTAGGTTCAATTAAAATAAATGATAAAGGTTTTGGTTTTGTAAAAGAATTCAATAGCGATGATGAAGATTTTTTTGTTCCACCAAATGCGCTTCATGGGGCAATAACTTCCGATGAAGTAATTTTTACAGTTCAAAAAGAAAATGATGATAGATTTAAAGCTACAATTGAAGATATTACTCTAAGATCTAAAACATCTCTTGTTGGAGAAATTGTAAAAAGTAAAGATGGAAGATTTTTAGATTTCATTCCAAATGAACCAGGATTTAAAAATTATAGAATTGTTATGGTTAATTTAAAAGATTACACATTAAAAGAAGACTTAATTTTAAAAGTGAAACTCCTAGATGTAAGAGACAGAAAATTATTTGTTAGAATTCAAAAAGTAATTGGTGATGCAAATAAAGCAATTGATAGAATTATTTCTATAGCATATGAATACGATATTAAGCCTGAATTTAATAAATTAACAATAGAAAATGCAAATGAAGTTGCAAAACCAATAGACTATAATGATTTCAAAATTAAAAGAAGACTTGCAAATTCATTAGTCGATAAGAATTTAGTTACTATTGATGGAGTGGACTCAAAAGATTTAGACGATGCCATATATGTTGAAAAAATACAAGGTGGGTATAAACTTATTGTTGCAATTGCTGATGTAAGTTATTATGTAACTCCATTTTCTCCTCTCGATAATACAGCATTATTTAGAGGTAATTCAGTCTATCTTGCAAATAAAGTTATCCCAATGCTTCCAGAAAAATTATCAAATGGAGTATGTAGTTTGAACCCTAATGAAGAAAAGCTTTGCATGGTTGCAGAAATTGATTTTGATTTAAATGGAAAAGTTATTTCAAAAAAAGTTTATGAATCAATAATGGTTTCAAAAGCAAGATTAACATATAAAGAAGTTAATGAACTTTATAAAAATAATCAATCCACTAGAAGTAAAGAAATAATTGAAATGTTGATGACTGCAAAAGAGTTGCATCAAATAATTGATAATGAAAGATCAAAAAGAGGAGCAATTGAATTTGAAATAGCAGAACCTAAAATAATATTGGATAAAGATTCAAATGTTATTGAAATTGCAAAACGTGATAGGGGTATTAGTGAAAAACTAATTGAAAATTTTATGGTTAGTGCAAATGAATGTGTTGCAAGTGTGATCTTTAATAAAGAACTTCCATTTTTATATAGAAACCATGATGTTCCAAAAGAAGAAAATTTAATTGAATGACATTCAATTTTAAGAGCTCTAGGAATCAATGTAAAATTAAGTGATCTAGATAAAATAAATCCTAAAACAATTAAAGATGCTCTTCAACAAATTGAAGAGCAAATTAAAGATTCAACAGAAAGAGATGTAATAAATGTTACATTACTTAAATTTATGGAAAAGGCAGCTTATGAATTAGAAAACATAGGGCACTTTGGTTTAGCAAGTAATTGTTATACACATTTTACAAGTCCTATTAGAAGATATAGTGATTTAATTGTTCATAGATATTTAAAACAATATCTTGTTGATAAAGACTTGAGAGATTTTAAATTAGAACAAAATGAAAAATTTGTTTTAAAAGCATGTTCTATAATAAATGATACAGAAAAAAAGGCAGTCTCTGCTGAAAGAGAAGTTAATAAAGTATGTATGGCAGAGTATATGCAATCAAAAATCGGACAAGAATTTGAAGGTATCATAGCTGCGGTTTTAAAATTTGGAATATTTGTACAATTAGATAATTGTGTTGAAGGATTAATACATATATCAGAATTACCTGAATTTACTTTTGATGATAAAACAAGCATTATGGTAAATAAGCAAAATAAAATATTTAGACTTGGTCAAAAAATTAAGATTAAAGTCAAAAATGCTGATGTTAAAAAAAGGATTATTGACTTTGTTCTTGCTTAA
- the secG gene encoding preprotein translocase subunit SecG, which yields MNLLAGTASQQTLANQIILGFEILGLVISVLMIIVGLVQNKSSQTGLSALNGGNDELFSNSKERGVDKTTSIWMFSLGITLFIITIVIGIISNTVLR from the coding sequence ATGAATTTACTTGCCGGAACAGCTTCACAACAAACGCTAGCAAATCAAATAATTTTGGGTTTTGAAATTCTAGGTTTAGTTATATCAGTATTAATGATAATTGTTGGTTTAGTACAGAACAAAAGTTCTCAAACTGGTTTAAGTGCTCTTAATGGGGGAAATGATGAATTATTTTCCAATTCTAAAGAGCGTGGAGTAGATAAAACAACATCTATTTGAATGTTCAGTTTAGGAATCACACTATTTATAATTACAATTGTAATAGGAATTATTTCAAACACTGTTCTGCGTTAA
- the hprK gene encoding HPr(Ser) kinase/phosphatase — MSKLYAKKIIEAFKLEIIAGKDKTNNLIEAYGINRAGLELTGYFEEGEKSHRIIVMSTKEYSYIMNFGEDERKIRYQKLFTRNIPMIILTDKFEDQLAIDVALATNSLLVRTNNQSTSDFTQNILEFMDDYFAPLTEVHASCVNIFGKGVLLVGESGIGKSEITLDLVKTNHLFVGDDRIVITKKSNELYGKSHEILKNLVEVRGIGIVDVSQTNGYQVILERTKIDLVIELTQFKKNGIDDSERLGNTFVTYEILGVEVPYIKIPVTSGRNIPNIIEAAVAKLKIKQSGLYKDETQILSERALNFNND, encoded by the coding sequence ATGAGTAAACTATATGCGAAAAAAATAATTGAAGCTTTTAAATTAGAAATTATAGCTGGAAAAGATAAAACAAATAATTTAATTGAAGCTTATGGTATTAACAGAGCTGGACTAGAATTAACAGGATATTTTGAAGAAGGTGAAAAATCTCATAGAATAATAGTTATGTCTACAAAAGAATATTCATACATTATGAATTTTGGAGAAGATGAAAGAAAGATTAGATATCAAAAACTTTTTACAAGAAATATTCCTATGATTATTCTTACTGATAAATTTGAAGATCAATTAGCAATAGATGTTGCTCTTGCAACTAATTCTCTTTTAGTAAGAACAAATAATCAATCTACAAGTGATTTTACACAAAATATTCTTGAATTTATGGATGACTATTTTGCACCTCTAACAGAAGTACATGCTTCATGTGTAAATATATTTGGTAAGGGTGTTTTATTGGTTGGAGAATCAGGTATTGGTAAATCAGAGATTACTCTAGACTTAGTTAAAACAAATCATTTATTTGTAGGTGATGATAGAATCGTAATTACAAAAAAATCAAATGAACTTTATGGGAAAAGTCATGAAATTTTAAAAAATTTAGTTGAAGTTAGAGGTATTGGAATTGTCGATGTTTCTCAAACAAATGGTTATCAAGTTATTTTAGAAAGAACTAAAATTGATTTAGTAATTGAATTAACTCAATTTAAAAAAAATGGAATTGATGATTCAGAAAGACTTGGAAATACTTTTGTTACATATGAGATACTTGGTGTTGAAGTTCCATATATAAAAATTCCTGTTACATCAGGAAGAAATATTCCAAATATTATCGAAGCTGCTGTTGCAAAATTAAAAATTAAACAAAGTGGTTTATATAAGGATGAAACTCAAATTCTAAGTGAAAGAGCATTAAATTTTAATAATGATTAA
- a CDS encoding prolipoprotein diacylglyceryl transferase: MINFFSDVIWKNGEDIPYNSDPLSFMYSIFIITGVLLVIFVSAFKLHLRAIPLKDFLNGIYISLPIGILGASIFGKLGASGDQWKIYMLFFFWEPGMSFFGSMLCGGTAAFLWLWHKSRYTKISIFVYADCIVPNILLGQSIGRWGNLFNHEILGREISDANMSKITWLPNFIWHRLFYFHNLDTGETFEKLQFHEPLFLYESFATLLLWILITFVIANLWKIINKKPWKKDPLNFPNLSNSIYQSEIPSYSTQVPIRYLKDKNGKVYLSRNWAWKKAYTLYEPQKALVNIEQRKIDESKIKLLQSREKYRNLTRKINQDIQKKKDNLIKGKISKNEFKIYKKDLFKNYRRELKRLKIEKNYFNSWVRRDSKNLYKLNNPYDYRIVNSGVLAGVYISGYTILRFILDPFRNPYELTVKENEILNYLFLTMFLTFGIAVIIFAQFIAPKKWREEGWLYEKSY; this comes from the coding sequence ATGATTAATTTTTTTTCTGACGTAATTTGAAAGAATGGCGAAGATATACCATATAATTCTGATCCATTATCTTTTATGTATTCAATTTTTATTATTACAGGAGTTTTATTAGTTATTTTCGTTTCAGCTTTTAAATTGCATTTAAGAGCAATTCCTTTAAAAGATTTTTTAAATGGAATATATATATCTCTTCCAATTGGAATTTTGGGTGCAAGTATTTTTGGTAAACTTGGAGCAAGTGGTGATCAATGAAAAATATATATGTTATTTTTCTTTTGAGAACCTGGAATGAGTTTTTTTGGATCAATGCTTTGTGGAGGAACAGCTGCATTTTTATGACTTTGACATAAAAGCCGATATACAAAAATATCTATTTTTGTATATGCAGATTGTATAGTTCCAAATATTTTATTAGGACAATCAATTGGTAGATGAGGAAATTTATTTAATCATGAAATATTAGGACGTGAAATATCAGATGCTAATATGAGTAAGATTACTTGATTACCTAATTTTATTTGACATAGATTATTTTATTTTCATAATCTTGATACAGGAGAGACGTTTGAAAAACTGCAATTTCACGAACCGTTATTTTTGTATGAATCATTTGCAACATTACTTTTATGAATTTTGATAACTTTTGTTATTGCAAATTTATGAAAAATAATAAATAAAAAACCTTGAAAAAAAGATCCACTAAATTTTCCAAATTTATCAAATAGTATATATCAAAGTGAAATACCATCTTATTCTACTCAAGTTCCAATTAGATATTTGAAAGATAAAAATGGCAAAGTTTATCTTTCAAGAAATTGAGCTTGAAAAAAAGCATATACTTTATATGAACCACAAAAAGCATTAGTTAATATTGAGCAAAGAAAAATTGATGAATCTAAAATAAAATTGTTACAGTCAAGGGAGAAATATAGAAATTTAACTAGAAAAATTAATCAAGATATTCAAAAGAAAAAGGATAATTTAATAAAAGGTAAAATTTCTAAAAATGAATTCAAAATATATAAAAAAGATTTATTTAAGAATTATAGAAGAGAATTAAAAAGATTAAAAATTGAAAAAAATTACTTTAATTCATGAGTGAGAAGAGATTCAAAGAATCTTTATAAATTAAATAATCCTTATGATTATAGAATTGTAAACTCAGGTGTTTTAGCTGGAGTTTATATTTCTGGATATACAATATTAAGATTTATTTTGGATCCATTTAGAAATCCATATGAACTGACTGTTAAAGAAAATGAAATATTGAATTATTTATTTTTAACAATGTTTTTAACTTTTGGAATTGCTGTAATTATTTTTGCTCAATTTATAGCACCAAAAAAATGAAGGGAAGAGGGATGATTATATGAAAAATCATATTAA